The nucleotide sequence GGTAATCTCGCCGCTTTGCACCGCACGTTTGGGTCCTACTCTGTTTTCGTTGTCGGTTCCTTTTACAGCATCGCCATAATCATTTGCGTAATTAGATAATACCTGAAAAAACAAGGTCGTTAGCAAACACAAAATTACAATAATGTAATAATTATTTTGGGTGTGATATTCTTTAAAAGCAGCTGCACTTCCGAGTAAAATTCCGGAAATAGATAAAGGCAAGGTTCGCAAACGAGCGGCTTTAATCCATTTTTTCATTTGATGAGATATATTTATTTACAAAATTGGTAATTGTTGAAAAAACCTGTTCTTTTTGTTCTTTATGAGCTGTATGCTTAGCACCTGCAACAATATATTTTTGAACGATACCCGACGATTTATCAAAGGCATTGACCTGATTCATTGTTCCAAACTCATCAAATTCGCCTTGAATAATTAATGTAGGCACTAAAATATTCGGAATATAATGTTCAATATTCCAACCTTGATGTTCTGCTGAAAGCCATGTTTTTGTCCAAGCGTAATATAAATCATACACTTTATCGCCGTGGTATTTCTCTAAAGCTTTAGCAATCTGGGTTGTTTGTAAAATATTTTCGGCTTCTACAATACCTTTCAACGTCTCCGGTTCAATCAATACATGTACACCTTCTATAATAAGTATTTTTAGTTTTTGCGGATACATACCTGCAAAGATGGTAGCAACCGAAGCTCCATCTGAAAAACCAAACAAAATAGGTTGTTCAACCTGCCAGTGTATCAGCAAATCATTAAGAATAGAAACTTCTTGCTCTAAATAATCAATAGGTCGTTTAACTGTGTAATTATCTGATTTTCCGTATCCTCTTCTGTCATAAGCAATCACATTGCAATTTAATTCCTTTGCCAGTTCTTCGGGCCATTCACGCCATAAAACGGTACAACCTAACGAATCGTGTAATAAAACAATGGTATTTTGCGGGTTTTCAACTTCCCACTTTTTATAATATATATTCGATGTTTGTACAAAAACTGTTTGTTCGTGACTTATTACATCCATGAATGTTTATTTTTTTCTATTTTATAAAGAATTTCGTTTACCATATGCTGCAATACGTTAAAATCGTAATAATTCAAAGTAACTATGCCGGCAGCGGTGTACAAATTTAGCGAACCTATTTGTTTTTTCTCTTGAAAAATGCTTTGAGAAATGGAAACTTTTTGAATTTTATCAACAGGAAGATACGTTGTAGCTATATCCCAAATTCCGCTTTTAAGAATAACAAAATTACCTTTAAAAACCATTTTTTCGTTTTTGTATCCTATGTAAATCAATAGACAACCAATAATAAAAAAGGGCAGAATAATCCAACTATAAAGTAAATAATCCGTAAAATAAAGTATCATTAAAGTTATGAATGCCGGTATAAAAAGTAGTGCTGTTTTAATTGCTAAAATCCGAATATGAGGCTTGTAACCGTTTTTTAAATATATTAAACTATCGCTAAAAATAACATTGAATATTTTATTTAATTCCAATTGGTTAGAACCAGGAATAATTAATCCTTTTTTCTTTTTATTATCTTCGTTTGATTCAACTTGTTTGATTTTAACT is from Flavobacterium dauae and encodes:
- a CDS encoding alpha/beta fold hydrolase, which encodes MDVISHEQTVFVQTSNIYYKKWEVENPQNTIVLLHDSLGCTVLWREWPEELAKELNCNVIAYDRRGYGKSDNYTVKRPIDYLEQEVSILNDLLIHWQVEQPILFGFSDGASVATIFAGMYPQKLKILIIEGVHVLIEPETLKGIVEAENILQTTQIAKALEKYHGDKVYDLYYAWTKTWLSAEHQGWNIEHYIPNILVPTLIIQGEFDEFGTMNQVNAFDKSSGIVQKYIVAGAKHTAHKEQKEQVFSTITNFVNKYISSNEKMD